In one window of Synechococcus sp. M16CYN DNA:
- a CDS encoding site-2 protease family protein translates to MNIFAALLMLGLLIVVHEAGHFLAATLQGIRVSGFSIGFGPALIKRQRKGVTYALRALPLGGFVAFPDNDEDSLISPNDPDLLRNRPIPQRALVIATGVLANLAFALVVLLGQAAVAGLPADPNPGVLVVSVQPGGAAARADLQPGDKILSVNSFALGTGQPGVEAMVNLVKTAPNETLVVERVRHNQLDRIDLKPSYLEGQGRIGAQLQANLSGKNRPVRDPGELFYYAGTQFTHLIGQTVSGYASLITDFKVAAGQVSGPVKIVEMGAQLSQQGGSGLVLFMALISINLAVLNALPLPLLDGGQMALLLIEGIRGRPVPERLQLAFAQSGLLLFVSLTLVLIIRDTSQLSFVQQFISR, encoded by the coding sequence ATGAACATTTTTGCAGCCCTTTTGATGCTCGGTCTATTGATCGTGGTTCATGAGGCTGGACACTTTCTAGCTGCCACACTTCAGGGTATTCGCGTTAGCGGTTTCTCCATTGGTTTTGGACCAGCGCTGATTAAAAGACAAAGAAAAGGCGTCACCTATGCTTTGCGGGCTCTTCCGCTCGGTGGATTTGTTGCTTTCCCCGACAACGATGAAGACAGCTTAATCTCGCCTAACGATCCTGATTTGCTACGTAATCGTCCAATCCCGCAACGGGCTTTAGTGATTGCCACCGGGGTCTTGGCCAATCTTGCTTTTGCTTTGGTTGTTCTGCTTGGGCAAGCGGCTGTTGCGGGGCTACCGGCTGACCCTAATCCTGGCGTATTGGTTGTGAGCGTTCAACCCGGTGGCGCAGCGGCTCGTGCTGATCTCCAGCCTGGGGATAAGATACTGTCGGTCAATTCTTTTGCCCTTGGGACTGGTCAACCTGGGGTAGAGGCGATGGTAAATCTGGTAAAAACTGCTCCTAACGAGACTCTAGTAGTGGAACGCGTACGGCATAACCAGCTTGATCGAATCGACCTGAAACCATCTTATTTAGAAGGGCAAGGTCGTATTGGTGCTCAATTGCAAGCCAATCTTAGCGGTAAAAATCGCCCCGTGAGGGACCCAGGAGAATTGTTCTATTACGCCGGAACGCAGTTTACTCACCTGATAGGGCAAACCGTAAGTGGTTATGCCAGCCTGATTACCGACTTCAAGGTCGCGGCTGGACAGGTCAGCGGTCCAGTTAAAATCGTCGAGATGGGCGCCCAGCTCAGCCAGCAAGGTGGCAGTGGTTTGGTATTATTCATGGCCTTAATTTCTATCAACCTAGCTGTTCTGAATGCTTTACCTTTGCCTCTATTAGATGGTGGTCAGATGGCTCTGCTCTTAATCGAAGGAATCCGTGGCCGGCCGGTTCCGGAACGACTTCAGTTAGCTTTCGCCCAATCTGGTCTGCTGCTCTTTGTTAGCCTAACGCTGGTGTTAATTATTCGAGACACCAGTCAACTATCCTTTGTTCAGCAATTCATCAGCCGGTAG
- the rpsN gene encoding 30S ribosomal protein S14: protein MAKKSMIARDLKRKKLVERYAAKRAALMAAFNAAEDPMSRLEIHRKIQALPRNSAPTRIRNRCWATGKPRGVYRDFGLCRNQLRERAHKGELPGVVKSSW from the coding sequence ATGGCTAAAAAGTCGATGATTGCTCGCGATTTGAAGCGCAAGAAATTGGTCGAGCGTTATGCTGCCAAGCGCGCTGCACTGATGGCAGCATTCAATGCGGCCGAGGACCCGATGTCTCGCTTAGAGATTCACCGTAAGATTCAAGCATTGCCTCGAAACAGTGCTCCTACCCGTATTCGCAACCGTTGTTGGGCAACTGGTAAACCTCGTGGTGTGTATCGCGATTTTGGTCTTTGCCGTAACCAACTTCGTGAGCGAGCACACAAAGGTGAGCTTCCCGGTGTTGTGAAATCCAGCTGGTGA
- a CDS encoding polyribonucleotide nucleotidyltransferase, which yields MQGQTQSISFDGREIRLITGRFAPQAGGSVLVECGDTAVLVTATQSGGRDGVDFLPLVCDYEERLYAAGRIPGSYTRREARPPERAILTSRLIDRPMRPLFPNWMRDDLQIVATCLSLDERVPADVLAVTGASIATLLASIPFNGPMAAVRVGLLGDDFVLNPSYREIERGDLDLVVAGTPNGVVMVEAGANQLPEQDVIEAIDFGYEAILELIEAQEGLLKTLGIKQIKPDTPEEDTTVPDYLEKQCTKAISAVLSQFEQSKDQRDSALEAVKAESVEAIATLEDDDVVRQAVSSNSKLLSNSFKALTRKLMRQQILNNGKRVDGRSLDEVRQISAMAGVLPRRVHGSGLFQRGLTQVLSTATLGTPSDAQEMDDLHPSTEKLYLHHYNFPPYSVGETRPMRSPGRREIGHGALAERAILPVLPEKDTFPYVIRVVSEVLSSNGSTSMGSVCGSTLSLMDAGVPLKAPVSGAAMGLIKEGKEVKILTDIQGIEDFLGDMDFKVAGSKKGITALQMDMKINGLSMEVIADAVNQARPARLYILEKMLEAIDTPRASLSPHAPRLLSFRIDPELIGTVIGPGGRTIKGLTERTNTKIDIEDSGIVTIASHDGAAAEEAQKIIEGLTRKVNEGEVFSGSITRIIPIGAFVEILPGKEGMIHISQLSEARVEKVEDVVRVGDGVTVRVREIDNRGRINLTLRGVPQNGEFTKVEPQPTPVAPLS from the coding sequence GTGCAAGGACAAACACAGTCAATCTCGTTTGACGGACGCGAGATTCGACTGATCACCGGGCGTTTTGCCCCTCAAGCGGGTGGTTCCGTCCTGGTGGAATGCGGAGATACCGCTGTGCTCGTCACAGCGACACAATCTGGTGGGCGAGATGGAGTCGATTTCCTACCACTAGTCTGCGACTATGAAGAACGTCTGTACGCAGCCGGCCGAATTCCAGGGAGCTATACGCGTCGTGAAGCACGTCCCCCAGAGCGCGCCATTCTTACCTCTCGACTAATCGATAGGCCGATGCGGCCGCTTTTCCCCAACTGGATGCGGGATGATCTGCAAATTGTGGCTACGTGCCTATCGCTTGATGAAAGGGTCCCGGCCGATGTATTAGCTGTAACCGGAGCGTCTATTGCAACTCTTCTTGCGAGCATTCCATTCAATGGTCCAATGGCGGCTGTACGAGTGGGATTATTGGGTGATGACTTCGTTCTTAACCCTAGCTACCGCGAAATTGAACGCGGTGACCTTGATCTTGTAGTTGCTGGTACACCCAATGGTGTCGTGATGGTCGAGGCAGGAGCCAATCAGCTACCCGAGCAAGATGTGATCGAAGCAATTGATTTTGGCTATGAGGCAATCCTAGAACTAATCGAGGCTCAAGAAGGCCTGCTAAAGACTCTCGGCATTAAGCAGATCAAACCTGACACCCCTGAAGAAGACACTACCGTTCCAGACTATTTGGAGAAGCAGTGCACCAAAGCAATTAGTGCTGTACTCAGTCAGTTTGAGCAAAGCAAAGACCAGCGCGATAGTGCCCTTGAGGCTGTGAAGGCGGAATCTGTTGAAGCGATAGCCACTCTGGAAGATGACGATGTTGTACGTCAGGCCGTATCTAGTAATTCAAAATTGCTCAGTAATAGTTTTAAAGCATTGACCAGGAAGCTGATGCGCCAGCAAATCCTGAACAATGGAAAACGTGTTGATGGGCGCAGCTTAGATGAAGTCCGCCAAATCAGTGCTATGGCAGGGGTTTTGCCTCGCCGTGTTCATGGATCCGGCCTGTTCCAGCGTGGCCTTACCCAAGTACTTTCAACCGCAACTCTTGGTACTCCCAGTGATGCTCAAGAGATGGATGATCTTCATCCCAGTACGGAAAAACTGTATCTGCATCATTACAACTTCCCCCCTTACTCGGTGGGAGAAACTCGTCCAATGCGTTCCCCTGGTCGTCGCGAAATTGGGCATGGCGCTTTGGCAGAACGAGCTATACTTCCCGTACTACCCGAAAAAGACACTTTCCCCTACGTCATACGTGTCGTAAGCGAAGTATTGAGCTCTAATGGTTCTACCTCGATGGGTTCCGTTTGCGGTAGCACTCTCTCCCTAATGGATGCTGGTGTCCCTCTTAAGGCGCCTGTGAGTGGTGCCGCTATGGGCCTCATTAAGGAAGGCAAAGAGGTGAAAATCCTCACCGATATCCAGGGCATTGAGGACTTCCTCGGCGACATGGATTTTAAGGTGGCCGGCAGCAAAAAGGGAATAACTGCACTTCAGATGGATATGAAAATCAACGGTCTCTCTATGGAGGTTATAGCTGATGCTGTGAATCAGGCTCGTCCAGCGCGACTTTATATACTTGAAAAAATGCTTGAGGCGATTGATACTCCGCGGGCGAGTCTATCTCCCCATGCTCCTCGTTTATTAAGTTTCCGCATTGATCCAGAATTGATCGGTACCGTGATCGGTCCGGGTGGTCGTACAATTAAGGGCCTCACCGAGCGCACCAACACTAAGATAGACATCGAAGATAGTGGAATTGTCACTATTGCTTCTCACGATGGTGCGGCGGCGGAAGAAGCCCAGAAGATTATTGAAGGGTTGACACGGAAAGTGAACGAGGGGGAAGTCTTTTCTGGTTCAATCACCCGTATTATCCCAATCGGCGCCTTCGTCGAAATTCTTCCTGGTAAAGAAGGTATGATCCACATTTCTCAGTTATCTGAGGCACGTGTTGAGAAAGTGGAGGATGTGGTAAGAGTCGGCGATGGGGTCACTGTACGCGTTCGCGAAATCGATAATCGGGGCCGTATCAACCTCACCCTGCGTGGAGTTCCTCAGAACGGCGAATTTACTAAAGTGGAGCCTCAGCCTACCCCTGTTGCTCCACTCAGCTGA
- a CDS encoding 3'(2'),5'-bisphosphate nucleotidase CysQ: MMPNSVILPAGISQEALLTELRRLSWGAADILRAYARGKQPPHGFPKVLSVDNGGEGPVSAADLAVNQWLIEGLSAAFPDAGWILLSEETAKNQLTEGQPLPAEWLWILDPLDGTKEFLQGTGEYAVHLALVRGNRPVLGVVFLPEADELWIGLVGSGAWCENREGERSPVRFSKRTATSDLLLVTSRSHCDQRLRQLIADLQVGGFKTIGSIGCKVATILRGEADLYISLSNRSAPKDWDVAAPEAVLSAAGGCFTHADLSDLTYNTGDIRQAGCLIASHGKAHAVLGERTTRAMAAIDPSFQV, encoded by the coding sequence ATGATGCCCAACTCCGTCATTCTTCCTGCTGGTATCAGCCAAGAAGCTTTGCTGACCGAATTGCGACGGCTCAGCTGGGGTGCAGCCGACATCCTCCGTGCTTATGCCCGCGGCAAGCAACCTCCCCATGGTTTCCCTAAAGTATTGAGTGTAGATAACGGCGGGGAAGGGCCCGTATCTGCAGCGGATTTAGCGGTCAACCAATGGCTGATTGAGGGGCTGTCAGCGGCTTTCCCAGATGCTGGCTGGATTCTACTTAGTGAAGAAACTGCTAAGAATCAGCTTACCGAAGGTCAGCCGCTACCAGCGGAATGGCTGTGGATTCTTGATCCTTTAGATGGCACCAAAGAATTCCTCCAAGGGACGGGAGAATACGCAGTGCATTTAGCTTTAGTGCGTGGAAATCGGCCGGTATTAGGTGTTGTATTCCTACCAGAAGCCGATGAACTTTGGATTGGCTTGGTGGGCAGTGGAGCTTGGTGTGAAAATCGCGAGGGAGAACGGTCACCCGTGCGCTTTAGTAAGCGCACGGCAACGTCAGATTTGCTCTTGGTGACTAGCCGGAGCCACTGCGATCAAAGACTCAGACAGCTGATTGCTGACCTTCAGGTTGGTGGTTTTAAAACTATTGGCAGCATAGGCTGCAAGGTGGCCACGATTCTCCGTGGGGAAGCCGATTTGTACATCTCCTTGTCAAATCGCAGCGCTCCAAAGGATTGGGACGTGGCTGCGCCGGAGGCTGTTCTCTCAGCGGCGGGGGGGTGTTTCACCCACGCTGACTTAAGTGATCTCACTTACAATACCGGTGACATTCGCCAAGCTGGATGTTTGATTGCCAGTCACGGGAAAGCCCACGCCGTGCTCGGAGAACGTACGACGCGGGCAATGGCTGCGATTGATCCCAGCTTTCAGGTATGA
- the rsmI gene encoding 16S rRNA (cytidine(1402)-2'-O)-methyltransferase, whose product MQRDEPAAGSLYLVGTPIGHMGDLSPRAIHLLTAVDVIVCEDTRHSGQLLGRLGAKGRRLSFHRYNARARLPQLLELLAGGSSLAVVSDAGLPAVSDPGEELVAAARRAGHAVLCVPGPCAATTALVSSGLPSGRFCFEGFLPTKNKERRQRLEQIASELRTTVLYEAPHRLITLLSELCIYCGSERPLQVARELTKCHEEQVGPTVQAALNHFQQTHPQGEFTLVLGGAPITTAITLSDIQLTESLRNLIAQGTTASDAARQLARETGLSRRRLYALLHQETSD is encoded by the coding sequence ATGCAGCGGGACGAACCAGCTGCTGGCAGTCTGTACCTGGTAGGAACTCCGATTGGCCACATGGGAGACCTTTCCCCACGAGCCATTCACCTATTGACAGCTGTCGATGTCATCGTTTGTGAGGACACGCGCCACAGTGGACAACTTCTTGGCAGACTAGGGGCGAAGGGGAGGAGGTTATCTTTTCATCGATATAATGCTCGTGCGCGCCTGCCTCAACTACTGGAGTTACTAGCTGGGGGCAGCAGCCTAGCGGTAGTCAGTGACGCCGGATTACCTGCCGTTAGTGATCCTGGTGAGGAACTCGTAGCTGCCGCCCGCCGGGCAGGTCACGCCGTGCTTTGTGTTCCTGGCCCGTGTGCAGCTACCACCGCTCTGGTAAGTAGTGGTCTCCCAAGTGGACGCTTTTGTTTTGAAGGTTTTCTACCCACAAAGAACAAAGAACGTCGACAACGTCTTGAACAAATTGCCAGTGAACTACGTACCACTGTGCTGTACGAAGCACCACATCGATTAATCACACTTCTGTCGGAACTTTGTATTTACTGCGGTTCAGAACGTCCTTTGCAGGTGGCACGAGAACTCACAAAGTGCCATGAGGAACAGGTGGGTCCAACGGTGCAAGCAGCCCTTAATCATTTTCAACAAACACATCCCCAAGGAGAATTTACTTTGGTTCTCGGAGGCGCACCAATCACCACGGCAATAACTCTGAGTGATATACAATTGACAGAAAGTCTTCGAAACCTGATCGCGCAAGGTACGACTGCCAGTGACGCGGCACGCCAACTGGCACGCGAAACAGGACTCTCCCGACGCCGACTTTACGCTTTATTGCATCAAGAAACATCAGACTGA
- a CDS encoding helix-turn-helix domain-containing protein, which produces MVPRRLSDSERQELVGRYKAGESTAALAEEFGCSPNTVSRTVKSLLPPEAYAALKASRQKSGAVSASASVHVDMVPPRSEVLTTAIAANSDDSVVLIDAASANKTAPIISSEELSSEDPSGLALNDADDFGKEPEEQNSEYEDPTFFEVPTELVPLIGINELNNRTKTETRPLSPGVLPNSVYMLVDKAVELDVRPLRDFPELNQLDVTDQDRQGLCLFSNPRAAKRQCSRSQRVIKVPDTGVFERTSSYLLKRGITRLVIEGALVSLDD; this is translated from the coding sequence ATGGTACCGCGTCGTCTTAGTGACAGCGAGAGGCAGGAACTAGTAGGCCGTTATAAAGCAGGTGAGTCCACTGCTGCTCTCGCTGAGGAATTTGGTTGTAGTCCGAATACTGTGAGTCGCACAGTTAAATCGCTGTTGCCGCCTGAGGCCTATGCCGCTCTAAAAGCTAGTCGTCAAAAAAGCGGGGCTGTGAGTGCTTCAGCATCAGTCCATGTTGATATGGTGCCACCTCGTAGTGAAGTCCTAACAACCGCTATTGCTGCGAACTCAGACGACTCTGTTGTCCTTATCGACGCTGCCTCCGCCAATAAAACCGCGCCTATCATCTCCTCCGAAGAGCTTTCTTCGGAGGATCCCAGTGGCCTAGCGCTGAACGATGCCGATGATTTTGGTAAGGAACCCGAAGAGCAAAATTCAGAATATGAGGACCCGACTTTTTTTGAAGTTCCTACAGAGCTAGTACCTCTGATCGGGATTAACGAATTGAATAATCGCACTAAAACAGAAACTCGACCACTCAGTCCTGGGGTACTTCCTAACAGTGTTTATATGCTGGTAGACAAAGCGGTTGAGTTAGACGTCCGCCCCCTTAGGGATTTTCCTGAACTTAATCAGCTCGATGTTACTGATCAGGATCGACAGGGACTTTGTTTATTTTCCAATCCTCGAGCTGCTAAACGCCAGTGTAGCCGCAGTCAACGAGTTATCAAGGTACCCGATACCGGTGTATTTGAACGCACGAGCTCGTATCTCTTAAAACGAGGCATCACTCGCCTTGTAATAGAAGGTGCCCTAGTATCACTAGACGATTAA